One genomic window of Camelina sativa cultivar DH55 chromosome 5, Cs, whole genome shotgun sequence includes the following:
- the LOC104786350 gene encoding homeobox-leucine zipper protein HDG3-like: protein MSEPNMVPVDNNGDNDNNENNNMNNTDVGLYNTNGGADAGVEADAGVGAGTEAEESDSREEEMGSDQGPSRKRKKYHRHNQYQIQEMEAFFKECPHPDDKQRKDLGRQLGLAPAQIKFWFQNKRTQNKNQQERCENTELRSLNTMLKSENERFREAVYLALCPKCGGKTAIGEMSFEEHHLRIVNARLKEEINELTALAVRFSSKSVVSNPVMSPRPSNRPPTFEFEAGSSSGTGGNLSREITGPADADSRMIMGLAIGAMEELMLMAQVDEPLWMGGFNGTSLALNLDEYARTFRKGLGPRLSGFRTEASRETALVAMNPTGVVEMLMQANLWSTMFVGMVGRAITHENLLTDTAGNFNGALQIMSAEYQVLSPLVSTRESYFVRYCRQQGENLWAVVDVSIDHLFPNIHMKCRRRPSGCLIQETPNGYSKVTWVEHVEVDDREANQNIFKHFISSGQAFAANRWVATLERQCERIASIMTTDFRSVDSPDHLVLTDHGKMSILKLAERVSRNFFVGLTSSMGTTFSGAGGDDIRVMTMKNINDPGRPPGVVISAATSFWVPAPPNIVFDSLRDVDHRDSWDVLCGGGVVVHKISEIANGRDSRNCATLLRNAIPCEKNMMIIQETSTDPTASFVVYAPVDTASIEGVLSEGQDPDYVPLLPSGIAILPDGMGDEHGGSLLTVSFQMLVEEVHMGKLSITSVATAETLIRTTVMKIKALFPFQIATPSLGK, encoded by the exons ATGTCCGAGCCAAACATGGTACCAGTGGATAACAATGGAGACAATGATAACAACGAGAACAATAACATGAACAACACTGATGTTGGACTTTACAACACTAATGGTGGAGCTGATGCTGGTGTTGAAGCTGATGCTGGTGTTGGAGCTGGTACTGAAGCTGAAGAAAGCGACAGTCGTGAAGAAGAAATGGGTAGCGATCAAGGTCCTTCTcgtaagagaaaaaaataccaTCGTCACAACCAATATCAGATTCAGGAGATGGAAgc TTTCTTCAAAGAGTGTCCTCACCCAGATGACAAACAAAGGAAGGATCTTGGCCGTCAATTGGGTTTAGCACCTGCTCAGATCAAATTCTGGTTCCAGAACAAACGCACTCAAAACAAG aatCAGCAAGAACGTTGTGAGAACACAGAACTTCGGTCATTGAACACCATGCTTAAATCTGAAAACGAACGGTTCCGAGAAGCTGTTTACTTAGCCTTGTGCCCTAAGTGTGGAGGCAAAACTGCAATTGGCGAAATGTCCTTCGAAGAACATCATCTTCGGATCGTAAACGCCCGGCTAAAGGAGGAG ATCAATGAATTGACTGCTCTGGCGGTAAGGTTTAGCAGCAAATCGGTAGTAAGCAATCCGGTTATGTCTCCTCGGCCTTCTAATCGTCCTCCAACTTTCGAGTTCGAGGCGGGATCATCTAGTGGAACTGGAGGAAACCTCTCGAGGGAAATCACTGGACCGGCAGATGCTGATTCGCGGATGATCATGGGGTTGGCAATTGGAGCCATGGAGGAGCTAATGTTGATGGCTCAAGTGGATGAACCACTGTGGATGGGAGGATTTAATGGCACTAGCCTAGCTTTGAACTTGGATGAATACGCTAGGACGTTTCGGAAGGGTCTCGGGCCTAGACTGAGCGGGTTTAGAACCGAGGCTTCCAGGGAAACCGCGCTCGTGGCAATGAATCCTACTGGCGTTGTTGAGATGCTCATGCAAGCG AATCTTTGGTCGACAATGTTTGTAGGAATGGTTGGTAGAGCCATAACTCATGAGAATCTTTTGACTGATACTGCTGGAAACTTCAATGGAGCTCTCCAAATC ATGAGTGCTGAGTACCAAGTGCTTTCGCCGCTAGTCTCAACCCGCGAAAGCTACTTTGTCCGCTACTGTAGACAGCAAGGAGAGAATTTGTGGGCGGTGGTGGATGTTTCCATCGACCATCTCTTTCCAAATATCCACATGAAATGTCGCCGCAGACCCTCTGGGTGCTTGATTCAAGAAACCCCTAATGGTTACTCTAAG GTAACGTGGGTTGAACATGTGGAAGTAGATGACAGAGaagcaaatcaaaacatattcaaGCACTTCATCAGTTCTGGTCAAGCTTTTGCTGCTAACCGCTGGGTTGCAACATTGGAACGCCAGTGCGAGAGGATTGCTAGCATCATGACTACAGATTTTCGATCCGTGGATTCGCCTGATCAccttg TGCTAACGGACCATGGAAAGATGAGCATTCTGAAACTAGCTGAGCGGGTCTCAAGAAACTTCTTTGTTGGGCTGACCAGTTCGATGGGGACTACGTTTTCTGGTGCTGGAGGAGATGATATCAGAGTGATGACAATGAAGAACATAAATGATCCAGGAAGGCCTCCTGGTGTCGTTATTTCTGCAGCCACTTCGTTTTGGGTTCCTGCTCCTCCTAATATTGTCTTTGACTCTCTCAGAGATGTGGATCATCGAGACAGT TGGGATGTCCTCTGCGGCGGAGGGGTGGTTGTGCATAAGATATCAGAGATTGCAAATGGGAGAGACAGCAGGAACTGTGCAACTTTACTCAGG AATGCAATTCCTTGCGAGAAGAATATGATGATAATTCAAGAGACCTCTACTGATCCAACAGCTTCATTTGTGGTCTATGCGCCTGTTGATACGGCATCAATAGAGGGTGTTCTCAGTGAAGGTCAAGATCCTGACTACGTGCCTCTCCTGCCATCTGGTATTGCTATTCTTCCGGATGGTATGGGTGATGAGCATGGAGGATCACTCCTGACCGTTTCCTTCCAGATGCTTGTTGAAGAAGTTCATATGGGTAAGCTGAGTATTACCTCTGTTGCAACCGCTGAGACCCTGATTCGTACAACCGTGATGAAGATCAAagctttgtttccttttcagaTTGCAACACCCTCGCTCG GAAAGTAA
- the LOC104789081 gene encoding troponin T, skeletal muscle-like, with the protein MKVSVEIITGTFIDTDVSEDATVKELKEKVSAEVKLPVTRLILVIGDEGERRMVMEDEDETRLRDLEMGEWSHMYLFFKHPDLVSEEEKRSNGGGEDDDPMEEVSSDAESRRRNEEENINGEEEDDKEMKSEEEEEGRDEKVEDEKEEEKEENGDKAKDDNGVKEEAIEGEGDNKERKDRVS; encoded by the coding sequence ATGAAGGTGAGTGTGGAGATAATAACGGGAACGTTCATAGATACGGACGTGAGTGAGGATGCGACGGTCAAGGAGTTGAAGGAGAAGGTCTCCGCTGAGGTGAAATTACCGGTGACGCGTTTGATTCTTGTGATAGGAGATGAAGGGGAGAGAAGGATGGTGATggaggatgaagatgaaacGAGGTTAAGAGATTTGGAAATGGGAGAATGGTCTCACATGTATTTGTTCTTTAAGCATCCTGATTTGGTTtctgaggaagagaagagatctaacggaggaggagaagatgatgatcctATGGAGGAGGTGTCTTCGGACGCagagagtagaagaagaaatgaagaagagaatataaacggggaggaggaggatgacAAGGAGatgaaaagtgaagaagaagaagaaggtagagaTGAGAAagttgaagatgaaaaagaagaagagaaggaggagaatgGAGACAAAGCAAAGGACGATAATGGTGTTAAAGAGGAAGCAATAGAGGGTGAAGGAGATAACAAAGAGAGGAAAGATAGAGTTTCTTGA
- the LOC104786353 gene encoding uncharacterized protein LOC104786353 has translation MEINEQESVLEIKKRLGQFLQVPTSSLTLFVSCWELLDGLDMEDYPIISDGTRIDLTVTPFFTAPSFIIPAAKKIHVTVKFPSKQFTVEVDRTETVSSLKDKIHIVENTPIKRMQLYYSGIELADDYRNLDEYGISEFSEIVVFLKSINRAKDVAPVRKLCFLVQTSSSLFNGARIPVEINETCTISEMREGLQANKTLPRDEYIFVHKQRIMRENCSLRWHGVENGDTLFVFKGSISPGGY, from the exons ATGGAAATTAACGAGCAAGAATCTGTGTTGGAGATCAAGAAACGCTTAGGACAGTTTCTTCAGGTTCCAACATCTTCTTTAACTCTCTTTGTCTCTTGTTGGGAACTCCTCGACGGTCTCGATATGGAAGATTATCCGATCATCTCTGACGGCACCAGAATCGACCTCACCGTAACTCCTTTTTTCACGGCACCGTCTTTTATTATCCCCGCCGCTAAAAAAATCCACGTCACAGTCAAGTTCCCGTCAAAGCAATTCACTGTCGAAGTAGACAGAACAGAAACG GTGAGTAGCTTGAAGGATAAGATTCACATTGTGGAGAACACACCAATAAAGCGAATGCAGTTGTACTATTCCGGAATTGAGCTAGCGGACGATTATCGAAACCTAGACGAATACGGAATCAGTGAATTCTCAGAGATAGTGGTGTTCCTCAAGTCAATCAACCGTGCGAAAGACGTCGCTCCGGTGAGGAAACTGTGTTTCTTGGTGCAGACGTCATCAAGTTTATTCAACGGTGCGAGGATCCCTGTCGAGATTAACGAAACTTGTACTATCTCGGAGATGAGAGAAGGGTTACAAGCTAACAAGACGTTGCCAAGAGACGAGTATATATTCGTACACAAGCAACGGATTATGCGAGAGAATTGTAGCCTTCGTTGGCATGGTGTTGAAAATGGTGACACTCTTTTCGTGTTTAAAGGGTCTATTAGTCCTGGAGGGTACtga
- the LOC104786352 gene encoding traB domain-containing protein-like: MELTDMPSEPEVQSGEELIHMDRVVIVEKEECIGEEEDSDDGSVITGDESIGDNSGEDDICGDGVANAVEETREKLEVPEEFAKSVMVLTCDSTVEGGFCDVYLVGTAHVSQESCREVEAVISSLKPQVVFVELCTSRLSILNPQPSKEAPSLMEMIGMWKGNHNLFGIVYGWFLAKMANKLEVFPGAEFRVACEEAMKNGGKVVFGDRPVQITLTRTWGKMPLWHKIKLLYGIVFQAVFLPDSEELEKMLKDMNDVDMLTLVIQEMSKEFPSLMETLVHERDKYMASLLFRVASEHSSVVAVVGRGHLQGIKKNWKQPINMKELLELPTNNSTYTLKNILRYAVVVVAAGVAIIAGMHHHNK; encoded by the exons ATGGAGCTGACGGATATGCCGTCGGAGCCGGAGGTTCAATCTGGAGAGGAACTCATTCACATGGACAGAGTAGTGATTGTTGAGAAGGAAGAGTGTATCGGGGAGGAAGAAGATAGCGACGACGGTTCAGTGATTACCGGAGACGAGTCGATCGGTGATAATAGTGGTGAAGATGATATCTGCGGTGATGGTGTAGCGAATGCGGTGGAGGAGACGAGGGAGAAGTTGGAGGTGCCTGAGGAATTTGCGAAAAGCGTTATGGTTCTAACGTGCGATTCCACAGTTGAAGGTGGATTTTGTGATGTGTACTTGGTTGGTACTGCTCATGTATCACAG GAATCATGTCGAGAAGTTGAAGCTGTAATAAGCTCCTTGAAACCACAG GTCGTCTTCGTGGAGTTATGTACAAGTCGATTGTCTATTCTCAACCCTCAGCCTTCGAAGGAG gCGCCGTCTCTGATGGAAATGATAGGCATGTGGAAGGGGAACCACAACCTATTTGGAATAGTTTACGGATGGTTTCTTGCAAAG ATGGCCAATAAGCTTGAGGTTTTTCCTGGTGCTGAGTTTCGTGTGGCATGTGAAGAGGCAATGAAAAATGGTGGAAAGGTGGTTTTTGGGGATCGTCCAGTACAG ATCACGTTAACGAGAACATGGGGTAAGATGCCTTTATggcacaaaataaaactactgtATGGCATAGTGTTTCAAGCTGTCTTTCTGCCGGATTCTGAAGAACTTGAGAAGATG CTGAAAGACATGAACGATGTGGATATGCTGACATTGGTGATTCAAGAAATGAGCAAGGAATTCCCATCACTCATGGAGACACTTGTGCATGAGCGTGATAA GTACATGGCATCTTTATTGTTCAGAGTTGCAAGTGAGCATAGTTCGGTCGTGGCAGTTGTTGGTAGAGGGCATCTTCAAGGTATCAAGAAGAACTGGAAACAACCTATAAAT ATGAAGGAGCTGCTGGAGTTACCGACAAATAATTCAACTTATACTTTGAAGAATATTCTAAGATATGCGGTGGTTGTAGTCGCCGCCGGGGTGGCCATAATTGCCGGCATGCATCATCATAATAAGTAA
- the LOC104786351 gene encoding tRNA(His) guanylyltransferase 2-like isoform X1 has product MGESIRFVSVQWRILAPIIIALLLYIPIIVSGSFFKPFNVSYDHRALIIAGKRRMLVSAGIHYPRATHQMWSDLIEKSKEGGADVIQTYVFWNGHEPVKGQVEEAVKHDENGNPVKRFRRRETLVHSESIAGRSFWNEHSSLHKDLGHFAQDIGKIDPDYVKSFQFENRLVPLTWVVVRIDGCHFHRFSEVHEFEKPNDEQALKLMNSCAVAVLEEFQDIVFAYGVSDEYSFVLSKESELYKRQSSKIVSAIVSFFTSTYVIRWEDFFPHKELKYPPSFDGRAVCYPTSEILLDYLAWRQVDCHINNQYNTCFWMLVKSGKSKTQAQDYLKGTQTREKNELLSQQFGIEYNSLPLVFRMGSSVFRLKERVTEENGEVSGKQVEEEVVIDHSNIIDQCFWQQRPHILSS; this is encoded by the exons ATGGGCGAGTCAATTCGATTCGTTTCAGTACAATGGCGGATACTGGCACCGATCATCATcgctttacttttatatattccGATTATTGTCTCGGGAAGTTTCTTTAAACCGTTCAACGTCAGCTACGACCACCGGGCTCTAATCATCGCCGGTAAGAGGCGTATGCTCGTATCCGCTGGAATTCACTACCCTCGAGCCACTCATCAA atgtgGTCTGATCTCAttgaaaagagtaaagaagGTGGAGCTGATGTGATTCAAACTTATGTGTTTTGGAACGGGCATGAGCCTGTCAAGGGTCAG GTGGAAGAAGCTGTAAAGCATGATGAGAATGGAAATCCTGTAAAACGATTTAGGAGAAGGGAAACTTTAGTGCATTCAGAAAGTATTGCCGGAAGAAGCTTTTGGAATGAGCACTCCTCTCTTCATAAGGATCTTGGACATTTTGCGCAAGACATTGGCAAAATTGACCCGGATTATGTTAAGTCGTTTCAGTTTGAGAATAGATTAGTACCTTTAACTTGGGTTGTGGTTAGGATTGATGGCTGCCATTTTCACAG ATTCTCTGAAGTTCATGAATTTGAGAAGCCAAATGATGAGCAAGCTCTGAAACTTATGAATTCGTGTGCAGTGGCTGTTCTTGAGGAGTTTCAGGATATTGTCTTTGCCTATGGTGTTAGTGATGAGTACAG CTTTGTTCTGAGTAAGGAATCTGAGCTTTACAAAAGACAGTCCAG TAAGATAGTATCTGCAATTGTATCCTTCTTTACGTCTACATACGTGATAAGATGGGAAGATTTCTTCCCTCACAAAGAATTGAAGTATCCTCCGTCATTTGATGGACGAGCTGTATGCTATCCAACATCAGAGATTCTCCTGGATTACCTAGCTTGGAGACAAGTCGACT GCCACATCAATAATCAGTACAATACATGTTTCTGGATGCTTGTTAAGTCTGGAAAAAGCAAAACTCAAGCCCAAGATTACTTAAAG GGTACCCAAACACGAGAAAAAAACGAGTTACTTAGCCAGCAATTTGGAATTGAGTACAATTCATTACCTTTAGTCTTCCGCATGGGTTCTTCTGTTTTCCGCCTAAAG GAACGTGTAACAGAGGAGAATGGAGAAGTTTCAGGCAAGcaagtggaagaagaagtggtCATAGACCATTCTAACATTATCGACCAATGTTTCTGGCAACAACGTCCTCACATTCTTAGCTCCTAA
- the LOC104786351 gene encoding tRNA(His) guanylyltransferase 2-like isoform X2 translates to MGESIRFVSVQWRILAPIIIALLLYIPIIVSGSFFKPFNVSYDHRALIIAGKRRMLVSAGIHYPRATHQMWSDLIEKSKEGGADVIQTYVFWNGHEPVKGQVEEAVKHDENGNPVKRFRRRETLVHSESIAGRSFWNEHSSLHKDLGHFAQDIGKIDPDYVKSFQFENRLVPLTWVVVRIDGCHFHRFSEVHEFEKPNDEQALKLMNSCAVAVLEEFQDIVFAYGVSDEYSFVLSKESELYKRQSSKIVSAIVSFFTSTYVIRWEDFFPHKELKYPPSFDGRAVCYPTSEILLDYLAWRQVDCHINNQYNTCFWMLVKSGKSKTQAQDYLKGTQTREKNELLSQQFGIEYNSLPLVFRMGSSVFRLKFYI, encoded by the exons ATGGGCGAGTCAATTCGATTCGTTTCAGTACAATGGCGGATACTGGCACCGATCATCATcgctttacttttatatattccGATTATTGTCTCGGGAAGTTTCTTTAAACCGTTCAACGTCAGCTACGACCACCGGGCTCTAATCATCGCCGGTAAGAGGCGTATGCTCGTATCCGCTGGAATTCACTACCCTCGAGCCACTCATCAA atgtgGTCTGATCTCAttgaaaagagtaaagaagGTGGAGCTGATGTGATTCAAACTTATGTGTTTTGGAACGGGCATGAGCCTGTCAAGGGTCAG GTGGAAGAAGCTGTAAAGCATGATGAGAATGGAAATCCTGTAAAACGATTTAGGAGAAGGGAAACTTTAGTGCATTCAGAAAGTATTGCCGGAAGAAGCTTTTGGAATGAGCACTCCTCTCTTCATAAGGATCTTGGACATTTTGCGCAAGACATTGGCAAAATTGACCCGGATTATGTTAAGTCGTTTCAGTTTGAGAATAGATTAGTACCTTTAACTTGGGTTGTGGTTAGGATTGATGGCTGCCATTTTCACAG ATTCTCTGAAGTTCATGAATTTGAGAAGCCAAATGATGAGCAAGCTCTGAAACTTATGAATTCGTGTGCAGTGGCTGTTCTTGAGGAGTTTCAGGATATTGTCTTTGCCTATGGTGTTAGTGATGAGTACAG CTTTGTTCTGAGTAAGGAATCTGAGCTTTACAAAAGACAGTCCAG TAAGATAGTATCTGCAATTGTATCCTTCTTTACGTCTACATACGTGATAAGATGGGAAGATTTCTTCCCTCACAAAGAATTGAAGTATCCTCCGTCATTTGATGGACGAGCTGTATGCTATCCAACATCAGAGATTCTCCTGGATTACCTAGCTTGGAGACAAGTCGACT GCCACATCAATAATCAGTACAATACATGTTTCTGGATGCTTGTTAAGTCTGGAAAAAGCAAAACTCAAGCCCAAGATTACTTAAAG GGTACCCAAACACGAGAAAAAAACGAGTTACTTAGCCAGCAATTTGGAATTGAGTACAATTCATTACCTTTAGTCTTCCGCATGGGTTCTTCTGTTTTCCGCCTAAAG ttttacatttAA
- the LOC104786354 gene encoding tRNA(His) guanylyltransferase 2-like — protein MANSKYEYVKSFEVEDEVMFPNLIVIRIDGLDFSRFSQVHKFEKPNDETALHLMNSCASAVLEEYPDIVFAYGYSDEYSFVFKKTSRFYQRRASKILSLVASFFAAVYVKKWKEFFPHRKLEYSPSFASKVVSCASIEVLQVYLAWRQLDCHISNQYDTCFWMLVKSGKTLTETHEILKDTQKQQRNELLFQQFGINYKMLPVLFRQGSCLFKTKVEETVKHDENGNPVKRLRRRETLVHSESIAGRSFWNEHSSLHKDLGHFAQDIGKIEPDYVKSFQFENRLLPLTWVVVRIDGCHFHRFSEVHEFEKPNDEQALKLMSSCAVAVLEEFQDISFAYGVSDEYSFVLRKESELYKRQSSKIISAVVSFFTSTYVIRWEDFFPHKELKYPPSFDGRAVCYPTSEILLDYLAWRQVDCHINNQYNTCFWMLVKSGKSKTQAQDYLKGTQTREKNELLSQQFGIEYSSLPLIFRMGSSVFRLKERVTEENGVVSEKQVEEEVVVDHSNIIDQCFWQQRPHILSS, from the exons ATGGCGAATAGTAAGTACGAGTACGTGAAGTCCTTCGAAGTGGAAGACGAAGTTATGTTTCCCAATCTGATAGTCATCCGCATTGATGGCCTTGATTTTTCCAG ATTCTCCCAAGTTCACAAGTTTGAGAAGCCTAATGATGAAACGGCTTTACATTTGATGAATTCTTGTGCATCTGCTGTTTTGGAAGAATATCCCGATATAGTCTTTGCGTATGGATATAGCGACGAGTACAG CtttgttttcaagaaaacaTCTAGATTCTACCAGAGACGAGCTAG CAAGATTCTGTCTTTGGTAGCCTCATTTTTTGCTGCGGTCTATGTGAAGAAGTGGAAAGAGTTCTTTCCTCATAGAAAGTTAGAATATAGTCCTTCATTCGCTTCCAAAGTTGTAAGTTGTGCATCAATAGAGGTTCTTCAAGTTTACCTTGCGTGGAGACAACTTGACT GCCACATCAGTAATCAGTATGACACATGTTTTTGGATGTTAGTAAAAAGTGGAAAGACCTTAACTGAAACACATGAGATTTTGAAG GATACTCAGAAACAACAGAGAAATGAGCTTCTTTTCCAGCAATTTggtattaattataaaatgctTCCTGTATTGTTTCGTCAAGGATCATGCCTTTTTAAGACAAAG GTGGAAGAAACTGTAAAGCATGATGAGAATGGAAATCCTGTAAAACGATTGAGGAGAAGGGAAACTTTAGTTCATTCAGAAAGTATTGCCGGAAGAAGCTTTTGGAATGAGCACTCCTCTCTTCATAAGGATCTTGGACATTTTGCACAAGACATTGGCAAAATTGAACCGGATTATGTTAAGTCGTTTCAGTTTGAGAATAGATTATTACCTTTAACTTGGGTTGTGGTTAGGATTGATGGCTGCCATTTTCACAG ATTCTCTGAAGTTCATGAATTTGAGAAGCCAAATGATGAGCAAGCTCTGAAACTTATGAGTTCATGTGCAGTGGCTGTTCTTGAGGAGTTTCAGGATATTTCCTTTGCTTATGGTGTTAGTGATGAGTACAG CTTTGTTCTGAGGAAGGAATCTGAGCTTTACAAAAGACAGTCCAG CAAGATAATATCTGCAGTTGTATCCTTCTTTACGTCTACATACGTGATAAGATGGGAAGATTTCTTCCCTCACAAAGAATTGAAGTACCCTCCATCATTTGATGGACGAGCTGTATGCTATCCAACATCAGAGATTCTGCTGGATTATCTAGCTTGGAGACAAGTCGACT GCCACATCAATAATCAGTATAATACATGTTTCTGGATGCTTGTTAAGTCTGGAAAAAGCAAAACTCAAGCCCAAGATTACTTAAAG GGTACCCAAACACGAGAAAAAAACGAGTTACTTAGCCAGCAATTTGGAATTGAGTACAGCTCATTACCTTTAATCTTCCGCATGGGTTCTTCCGTTTTCCGCCTAAAG GAACGTGTTACAGAGGAGAATGGAGTGGTTTCAGAAAAGcaagtggaagaagaagtggtCGTAGACCATTCTAACATTATAGACCAATGTTTCTGGCAACAACGTCCTCACATTCTTAGCTCCTAA